In the uncultured Methanolobus sp. genome, one interval contains:
- a CDS encoding winged helix-turn-helix transcriptional regulator has translation MIRERTKLIISAGFLILAGIIAVSTLLQDAPVVIQIEGESFRIIEIPYSYTTGEAYMLLISGFFSGFALYQIFVSLDIYPFVHKNERDSHPDNNLKTDSEIPQFAEGTECSDEEQSSTPYDLKKILLMALEGDEKKIVRTIVDNNGQILQNELVNRLDFSKAKTSRILSNLEKKGIISKQKYGLTNCISLTEEIRGENK, from the coding sequence TTGATAAGGGAAAGAACAAAACTAATAATATCAGCAGGATTCCTCATCCTGGCAGGAATAATTGCAGTGAGCACACTGTTACAGGATGCACCGGTAGTTATTCAAATCGAAGGTGAATCATTCAGGATTATCGAGATTCCCTATTCCTATACTACTGGTGAAGCATACATGCTGTTAATATCGGGTTTTTTCTCAGGTTTTGCATTGTACCAGATATTCGTTTCTCTGGACATCTATCCGTTTGTACATAAAAATGAACGAGATTCACATCCAGATAATAATCTGAAAACAGATTCCGAAATACCGCAATTTGCTGAAGGAACAGAATGCTCAGATGAGGAACAATCTTCAACACCTTATGACCTGAAAAAAATACTTCTCATGGCTCTGGAAGGAGATGAGAAGAAAATTGTCAGGACAATTGTGGATAACAATGGTCAGATACTTCAGAATGAACTTGTGAACAGACTTGATTTTTCCAAAGCTAAAACATCGCGTATTCTTTCCAATCTCGAAAAGAAGGGCATAATCTCAAAACAGAAATATGGCCTGACCAATTGCATCTCACTGACCGAAGAGATAAGGGGTGAGAACAAATGA
- a CDS encoding HEAT repeat domain-containing protein has product MNTTSAKNKEFTSSVKKLRKGVFSSADKRCNAVKSLEALGDYDAIPYLLEALEKESDEKVRNRIIQAFGFFKDPNTTETLFELVFNESADDKETILCSLDLCISDQNLGFLIDSLSSGDIDRKKLSIQYLGKINTSDSIFTLLRCINDKDREIRDLASLTLSSFEDEDVIHCVTKIIENADRYFKIRLLQLVEEIKSPVSVPLLVHILKTNDVEVRSSAKKALSTSAKKESAVFLIDSLKDENFNVKCVAIKELLALGAEIPLSSLSELLEDENEHVRSHAVKALIAVSDEESLSLLEGVSNEDPDEWVRKLAQNHILKIRNQDLKTDTDKVNREIHEATRTLSERKKAISFCPYCGKNLDMDIAPLFCPFCGEQLVTSI; this is encoded by the coding sequence ATGAACACTACATCAGCAAAGAACAAAGAATTCACCTCCTCAGTAAAAAAGCTCCGAAAAGGTGTTTTTTCAAGTGCTGATAAAAGGTGTAATGCCGTAAAATCACTTGAGGCACTGGGAGACTATGACGCAATACCATACCTGCTGGAAGCTCTTGAAAAAGAATCAGATGAAAAAGTGAGAAATCGTATCATCCAGGCATTTGGTTTTTTTAAAGACCCGAATACAACAGAAACTTTGTTTGAACTGGTTTTTAATGAATCTGCGGATGATAAAGAGACAATTCTATGCTCCCTTGATTTGTGTATCTCCGATCAAAACCTGGGGTTCCTGATTGATTCACTTTCATCAGGAGACATTGATAGAAAGAAACTCTCAATTCAATATCTTGGAAAAATTAACACATCTGATTCAATTTTCACATTACTCAGGTGTATTAATGATAAGGACAGGGAAATAAGGGATTTGGCATCTTTAACCCTTAGTTCATTTGAGGATGAAGATGTAATTCATTGCGTTACTAAAATAATAGAAAATGCTGACAGATATTTTAAAATTCGCCTGCTCCAGTTAGTTGAAGAAATAAAAAGTCCGGTTTCAGTTCCTTTACTGGTTCATATATTAAAAACAAATGATGTAGAAGTAAGAAGCAGTGCTAAAAAAGCTCTTAGTACCTCTGCTAAAAAGGAATCTGCTGTTTTTCTCATAGATTCACTAAAAGATGAAAATTTCAATGTCAAGTGTGTTGCAATAAAGGAACTTCTGGCACTTGGCGCAGAGATTCCATTAAGTTCGCTGAGTGAACTTCTTGAAGATGAAAATGAGCATGTAAGGAGTCATGCAGTCAAGGCACTTATTGCTGTTTCAGATGAAGAAAGCTTATCCCTTCTTGAAGGAGTAAGTAATGAAGACCCTGATGAATGGGTACGAAAACTGGCACAGAATCATATCCTGAAGATCAGGAATCAAGATTTAAAAACAGATACCGATAAAGTTAACCGTGAAATTCATGAAGCTACACGTACTTTATCAGAAAGAAAGAAGGCAATATCATTTTGTCCATATTGCGGTAAGAATCTGGATATGGACATAGCCCCTCTTTTCTGTCCTTTCTGTGGCGAACAATTGGTCACAAGCATCTGA
- a CDS encoding response regulator, with the protein MTTPKYKILIVDDEPLNVELLSVYLGDEYDIVTSYNGKDALGKVKDECPDLILLDVMMPEMDGYDVCRVIRNEFKLDFIPIIMVTALTDKADHQRGIEAGADDFLKKPVGKFELEKKIDSLLRIKKQHDNLLTEKNKAYYYLDYVGILVAVLGLDFKVTTINKKGSDFLGYSPEKIVGSGWVESFIPNDSVGDIRAHYDGLVSGEVKPYEYSEFPVIMSTGEERLFRWYDSPLKDDFGNIIGILISGEDITEIKDAEKQLKEYAYQLERSNDLKDLFTDVMRHDLLNPAGLIKSFVDLLSEIETDDKKKRLLNNVNDATEKLISMIEDAAQLAKLESVDDINFVKVDLDSMITDTVNGFTHQAMVKNMSINVRMNKGCYAFANPMIERVFVNLLSNSIKYSPNGSTITIDAMDIGDKWKLSFIDQGDGIPNDSKASVFERFKRLHKENIRGTGIGLAIVKRIMDLHMEVIDVDDNPEGKGSVFWLTLKKYS; encoded by the coding sequence ATGACAACCCCAAAATATAAGATTCTTATTGTCGATGATGAACCACTGAATGTGGAATTATTATCTGTGTATCTTGGGGATGAATACGATATTGTGACTTCCTATAATGGAAAAGATGCTCTTGGAAAAGTCAAAGATGAGTGTCCTGATCTGATTCTTCTCGATGTTATGATGCCTGAGATGGATGGTTACGATGTCTGCAGGGTGATACGTAATGAATTCAAACTGGATTTCATACCTATTATTATGGTGACGGCTCTGACAGATAAGGCAGATCATCAGCGTGGAATAGAGGCTGGAGCAGATGATTTTCTGAAGAAACCAGTGGGTAAGTTCGAACTTGAGAAGAAGATCGACTCTCTTCTGAGAATAAAAAAGCAACATGATAACCTGCTTACAGAGAAGAACAAGGCATATTATTATCTTGATTACGTAGGTATTCTGGTGGCTGTTCTGGGTCTTGACTTTAAGGTAACTACCATAAACAAGAAAGGATCAGATTTCCTGGGTTATTCTCCTGAGAAGATAGTAGGCAGTGGATGGGTAGAATCTTTTATACCCAATGATTCGGTAGGCGATATAAGAGCTCACTATGACGGACTTGTTTCAGGTGAAGTGAAACCATATGAATACAGTGAATTTCCTGTTATCATGAGCACAGGTGAAGAACGTCTGTTCAGATGGTATGATTCGCCGCTTAAAGATGATTTCGGCAACATTATTGGTATTTTAATATCCGGAGAAGATATCACAGAGATCAAAGATGCTGAAAAACAACTCAAAGAATATGCATACCAGCTTGAAAGGTCCAATGATCTCAAAGACCTGTTTACTGATGTCATGAGACATGATCTACTCAATCCGGCAGGTCTTATAAAATCATTTGTGGATTTACTCTCCGAAATTGAAACGGATGATAAGAAAAAGAGGCTTCTAAACAATGTGAATGATGCAACTGAAAAGCTTATATCCATGATAGAAGATGCTGCCCAGCTGGCTAAACTTGAATCGGTTGACGACATCAATTTTGTAAAAGTTGACCTGGATTCAATGATCACTGATACAGTCAATGGATTTACCCATCAGGCCATGGTAAAAAACATGAGCATCAATGTAAGAATGAATAAAGGGTGTTATGCATTTGCAAACCCTATGATCGAACGGGTTTTTGTGAATCTGCTCTCTAATTCTATTAAGTACAGTCCCAATGGCAGTACTATTACAATCGATGCCATGGATATTGGAGATAAATGGAAACTCAGCTTCATTGATCAGGGAGATGGCATACCGAACGATAGCAAAGCTTCTGTATTTGAACGATTCAAAAGGTTGCACAAGGAAAATATCCGTGGTACCGGCATAGGTCTTGCAATTGTCAAGAGAATCATGGACCTTCACATGGAGGTCATTGATGTGGATGACAATCCTGAAGGAAAAGGCAGTGTTTTCTGGCTGACCCTTAAGAAATATTCGTGA
- the mch gene encoding methenyltetrahydromethanopterin cyclohydrolase: MISVNEKGLAIIDEMLDWEEELKVESTELENGATVIDCGVNVEGGYDAGMYLSRLCLADLADISYTKFDLDGLPVPAIQVATDHPTIACMASQYAGWRIAVGKYFGMGSGPARALGLKPKELYEEIGYKDDSEFAVLVMESSEIPNEEVVEYIAKHCSVDPENVYIAVAPTASIAGCVQISARIVETGIHKLESIGYDINTIKSGFGVAPIAPVVGDDTKCMGSTNDCIIYCGETYYTVDYGDVEKLEELVKKAPSTTSRDFGKPFYTTFKEAEFDFFKVDAGMFAPAKITVNDVKSKKSFTSGRINPGILLESFGIKEI; encoded by the coding sequence GTGATAAGTGTCAACGAAAAGGGATTAGCTATAATCGATGAAATGCTTGACTGGGAAGAGGAACTGAAAGTCGAGTCCACAGAACTTGAAAACGGCGCTACAGTCATTGACTGTGGTGTGAATGTAGAAGGTGGATATGATGCAGGTATGTATCTTTCCCGTCTCTGTCTTGCAGACCTTGCGGACATCAGCTACACCAAGTTTGACCTGGACGGTCTTCCGGTACCGGCTATTCAGGTAGCAACAGATCACCCAACCATCGCATGTATGGCATCCCAGTACGCAGGCTGGAGAATTGCAGTCGGTAAATACTTCGGTATGGGTTCAGGTCCTGCAAGGGCACTGGGTCTTAAACCAAAAGAACTGTACGAAGAAATTGGCTACAAGGATGACTCGGAATTCGCTGTTCTTGTAATGGAATCAAGTGAAATACCAAACGAAGAGGTTGTCGAATACATTGCAAAACACTGCAGTGTCGATCCTGAAAACGTCTACATCGCTGTTGCACCAACTGCTTCAATTGCAGGATGTGTACAGATCTCTGCACGTATTGTTGAGACAGGTATCCACAAGCTTGAGTCCATCGGATACGACATCAACACAATCAAGAGCGGTTTCGGTGTTGCACCAATAGCACCGGTTGTCGGCGACGACACAAAGTGTATGGGTTCAACCAATGACTGTATCATCTACTGTGGTGAGACATACTACACCGTTGACTACGGAGATGTTGAGAAACTGGAAGAGCTTGTCAAGAAGGCACCATCCACAACTTCAAGAGACTTCGGTAAGCCATTCTACACAACCTTCAAGGAAGCAGAATTTGACTTCTTCAAGGTTGACGCAGGAATGTTCGCACCAGCCAAGATCACAGTGAATGATGTTAAGAGCAAGAAATCTTTCACAAGCGGAAGAATCAACCCTGGTATTCTCCTGGAATCCTTCGGCATAAAAGAGATCTAA
- a CDS encoding DUF2124 domain-containing protein, giving the protein MEIISTSKGIGGQLTEFRKLVSDSKKITFIGTVGFCTPFAELMAFVLRGSDKETVFLPDLRADEARSMVFSSYGMQLDEKADPSADTVVLLGGLAMPKIGVEPEKMKELVDELTKDADSKLIIGVCFQSMLINCNWNGVIDFDFIIDADMTNEVKKL; this is encoded by the coding sequence ATGGAAATCATAAGTACTTCAAAAGGTATCGGTGGACAGCTTACAGAATTCAGAAAACTTGTTAGTGATTCTAAAAAGATCACTTTTATCGGAACCGTTGGTTTCTGCACACCATTTGCCGAGCTTATGGCATTTGTTTTACGAGGCAGCGATAAAGAGACTGTTTTCCTTCCTGATTTGCGTGCAGATGAAGCACGTTCAATGGTATTCTCATCCTATGGAATGCAGCTTGATGAAAAAGCAGACCCTTCAGCAGATACTGTTGTCCTTCTTGGTGGTCTTGCAATGCCAAAGATAGGTGTTGAACCTGAAAAGATGAAAGAGCTTGTTGATGAGCTGACCAAAGATGCCGATAGCAAACTGATAATAGGCGTCTGCTTCCAGTCAATGCTTATTAACTGCAACTGGAATGGAGTTATTGATTTTGATTTCATCATAGATGCTGATATGACAAATGAGGTCAAAAAACTGTAA
- a CDS encoding class I SAM-dependent methyltransferase family protein, translating into MKTKKCIRVPIRDAEKVRIELVESGRLDSQRKIKVIDKGQRLLEIPVTEDIEGFETFLQENAEFYNKWQSMGDMLRDDIFADELEKLPSGWHIIGEIIVVTIDPSLDHLKLKIAEALLRMYPTCNTVVSDLGISGQFRLPKREILIGNNTETINKEHGCLFKLDVTKVMFSKGNLHEKKLMSNIGNDETIVDMFAGIGYFTIPMAVHAKPEKIIAIEINPESYGYLKENISLNKVEHIVEARNGDCSEVTPRRMADRVLMGYVNTTHHYLDSGIAALKPEGGIIHYHETTPESLVFSRPIGRIENAALKAGRRVEIMDCRQIKKYSPGVWHVVVDARIT; encoded by the coding sequence ATGAAAACTAAAAAATGCATTCGGGTACCGATAAGGGATGCGGAAAAAGTGAGAATCGAACTGGTAGAGTCAGGCAGACTTGATTCCCAGCGCAAGATTAAAGTCATCGACAAAGGTCAGCGTTTACTAGAGATACCTGTTACAGAGGACATTGAAGGTTTTGAAACTTTCCTGCAGGAAAACGCCGAGTTTTACAATAAATGGCAATCAATGGGAGACATGCTCAGAGATGATATCTTCGCAGATGAACTTGAAAAACTGCCATCAGGTTGGCATATTATCGGAGAGATCATAGTTGTTACAATAGATCCTTCCTTGGACCACCTTAAATTAAAGATAGCTGAAGCTTTGCTTAGAATGTATCCGACGTGCAATACAGTTGTAAGTGATCTAGGAATTAGTGGTCAGTTCAGGTTACCAAAAAGAGAGATTCTTATTGGAAATAACACGGAAACCATCAACAAGGAACACGGCTGCCTCTTCAAGCTTGATGTTACAAAAGTGATGTTCTCCAAAGGTAATCTTCATGAAAAGAAACTCATGAGCAATATCGGAAATGATGAGACAATTGTTGACATGTTTGCCGGAATTGGATATTTTACAATTCCAATGGCAGTTCACGCAAAACCTGAAAAAATCATTGCAATTGAGATTAATCCTGAATCTTACGGATACCTGAAAGAGAATATATCCCTGAACAAAGTGGAGCACATTGTTGAAGCCCGCAATGGAGACTGTTCAGAAGTAACGCCCAGGAGAATGGCTGACAGAGTCCTAATGGGATATGTGAATACCACACATCATTATCTGGATTCAGGTATTGCTGCCCTGAAACCAGAAGGTGGTATCATTCATTATCATGAAACAACACCTGAAAGTCTGGTATTTTCAAGACCTATAGGAAGAATAGAAAATGCAGCTCTGAAAGCTGGAAGGCGGGTTGAAATAATGGATTGCCGGCAGATAAAAAAATATTCACCGGGCGTCTGGCATGTGGTTGTAGACGCCAGGATTACGTGA
- a CDS encoding ArsR family transcriptional regulator gives MNNGDNTAIFSTDIGVIALNGSVKIKILDFLKTGCKSFDEIVQHTGKAKSTISVHLNDLKTQNLLEEAIDSNDKRKKVYFLRCQYVACSQEPGMKHYNEMLDLIASPEVHSFGCLKCLFHAVQYGFRAHGVNCDPIMRKIGNDIGNSLSKNIVSQEPASILQEMLSFWEENNIGSFTIVETDPIKLAVHNFFDCRSIPIKEKTLCSFAQGVLEGVFRAKMGEECVMQMLGKCDDTCDSCLFQMIKL, from the coding sequence ATGAACAATGGAGACAACACGGCTATTTTTTCCACTGATATTGGAGTTATTGCTCTTAATGGTTCTGTAAAGATAAAAATACTTGATTTTCTCAAAACCGGTTGTAAATCGTTCGACGAGATAGTACAGCACACGGGCAAAGCCAAGTCAACAATATCCGTGCATCTCAATGACCTGAAGACCCAGAATCTTCTTGAGGAAGCTATTGACTCCAATGACAAAAGAAAAAAAGTCTATTTCCTGAGGTGCCAGTATGTGGCATGTTCCCAGGAACCGGGAATGAAACACTACAATGAAATGCTTGATCTTATAGCATCTCCCGAAGTACACTCTTTTGGTTGCCTCAAGTGCCTGTTTCATGCAGTACAATATGGTTTCCGTGCCCACGGGGTAAATTGTGACCCAATTATGCGCAAGATAGGCAATGATATAGGCAACAGCCTATCGAAAAATATTGTTTCACAGGAACCCGCTAGCATTCTTCAGGAAATGTTAAGTTTCTGGGAGGAAAATAATATTGGAAGTTTCACTATTGTTGAAACTGATCCGATCAAACTTGCCGTACACAACTTTTTTGACTGCCGCTCCATCCCTATTAAGGAAAAAACATTATGTTCATTTGCCCAGGGTGTCCTTGAAGGCGTTTTCAGGGCAAAAATGGGAGAGGAATGCGTAATGCAAATGCTTGGCAAATGCGATGATACGTGCGATTCCTGTTTATTCCAGATGATAAAACTCTGA
- a CDS encoding IS66 family transposase, with the protein MYYLYFSTKLSVIKGFIGILSDILGCRISPATIVNIERNCYDKLEAFESGVRYLLKQSHAINLDETGLRINASRNWLHVAGTKNLTYYFVHKKRGSQAMDSMGILPGYTGVATHDFWKPYYKYDCQHSLCNAHLLRELTGVAENSDQEWPKLMSDLLVCIKHQVDNGLLDTELIKKFSEDYDHITCYGMNEIPPDPESDVQSKKRGRKKQTAAKNLLDRFMRFKEDILRFMYDPDVSFDNNQAERDIRMTKVQQKISGTFRSEQGARNFCRIRGYVSTVNKKSLSVIDSISEIFNGNPLVYLLQN; encoded by the coding sequence ATGTATTATTTATATTTTAGTACAAAGTTATCTGTTATCAAGGGGTTTATCGGAATTCTCTCTGATATTTTAGGATGCAGGATCAGTCCTGCTACAATAGTGAACATCGAACGCAATTGCTATGATAAACTTGAAGCATTTGAAAGCGGAGTGAGATATCTCCTGAAGCAATCTCATGCTATCAACCTGGATGAAACAGGTTTAAGAATAAACGCATCCCGTAATTGGCTTCATGTAGCAGGTACTAAGAACCTCACATATTATTTTGTACATAAAAAAAGAGGGTCGCAAGCAATGGACTCCATGGGTATCCTGCCAGGTTATACTGGTGTTGCAACACATGATTTCTGGAAACCGTACTACAAATATGATTGCCAGCATTCATTATGTAATGCACATCTGTTAAGAGAGTTAACAGGAGTTGCTGAAAACAGTGATCAAGAGTGGCCAAAGCTAATGAGTGATCTGTTGGTGTGCATCAAACACCAGGTAGATAATGGTCTTTTAGATACTGAACTAATTAAAAAGTTCAGTGAGGATTATGATCACATTACCTGTTATGGAATGAACGAAATTCCTCCTGATCCGGAATCAGATGTGCAGTCTAAAAAACGAGGACGTAAGAAGCAAACTGCAGCAAAGAACCTGCTGGATCGGTTCATGAGGTTTAAGGAGGATATCTTGCGGTTTATGTACGACCCGGACGTTTCGTTTGATAACAATCAGGCGGAAAGAGATATCAGAATGACGAAGGTACAGCAGAAGATATCAGGTACTTTCCGTAGTGAACAAGGGGCTAGAAATTTCTGCCGCATTAGAGGATACGTTTCTACTGTGAACAAGAAATCTCTATCGGTTATAGACTCGATTAGTGAAATATTCAATGGGAATCCACTTGTTTATTTATTGCAGAATTGA
- a CDS encoding IS5 family transposase has translation MDDLTDFALNEEYKRLQSVGDRLAEIESLIDWKPFRPILESMYKNRTASGGRPEADVIVMFKMLVLQQWHGLSDPELERQCIDRISFRKFLGFPEYVPDNTTVWSFRQRIIDNGKEKQIWNEMQRQLNALGLEIKKGTIQDATFIHSNPGHAKADTPRGEDAKTTRSKDGTWVKKGGKSHFGYKFHTIIDKDYELIRRFETTTAAVHDSQVDLSEAGEVVYRDKGYFGAVAKGFAATMQRAVRGHPLEINDILRNERISVQRVPCERVYAVAKEVFKAGKVLATTVERVNVKMLMTAFSFNLHQLRTLKRKGTI, from the coding sequence ATGGACGATTTAACTGATTTTGCTCTTAATGAAGAATACAAACGTCTTCAATCAGTTGGTGACAGACTTGCTGAAATTGAATCATTGATCGATTGGAAACCTTTTCGACCAATATTAGAATCAATGTATAAGAATAGAACAGCTTCCGGCGGCAGGCCTGAAGCTGATGTCATTGTGATGTTCAAAATGCTTGTTCTTCAACAATGGCATGGTTTATCTGATCCTGAACTTGAAAGACAATGTATTGACAGGATATCATTTAGAAAATTCCTGGGATTTCCTGAATATGTACCAGACAATACAACTGTCTGGTCATTCAGACAGAGAATTATTGATAATGGGAAAGAGAAGCAAATATGGAATGAGATGCAGAGACAGCTCAATGCTCTTGGTTTGGAAATCAAAAAAGGGACGATCCAAGATGCAACTTTCATTCACTCCAACCCTGGTCATGCTAAAGCTGATACACCCAGAGGGGAGGATGCTAAAACAACAAGAAGCAAAGATGGAACATGGGTGAAAAAAGGTGGTAAGTCTCACTTTGGGTATAAGTTCCATACAATAATTGATAAGGATTACGAACTGATAAGAAGATTTGAAACAACAACTGCAGCGGTACATGATTCACAGGTAGATCTATCTGAAGCAGGTGAAGTGGTGTACCGTGACAAAGGATACTTTGGAGCGGTTGCAAAGGGCTTTGCAGCAACAATGCAAAGAGCAGTAAGAGGACATCCGTTAGAGATAAACGATATTCTCAGAAATGAAAGGATAAGTGTTCAGAGAGTTCCATGTGAGCGGGTTTATGCTGTTGCAAAAGAAGTGTTCAAAGCAGGAAAAGTACTTGCCACAACTGTAGAAAGGGTAAATGTGAAGATGTTGATGACAGCTTTTTCTTTTAATCTTCATCAATTGAGGACACTGAAAAGGAAGGGAACGATCTAG
- a CDS encoding DUF6444 domain-containing protein: MEREEILAVYEAGPEAVIELVTRLLGIIEQQALQIAQLEERVKHLEEMLDKNSCNSSKPPSTDSYARKKPKVKAQRKKSDRSAGGQNGHPGTTLRMNDEPDELVVHHIDKCIKCGGSLVSVSPDYERRQVFDIPLITIKCIEHRCEIKKCPECSHMNKAVFPDGVTQPTQYGHRVRSFAVYLHTNQLLPYQRVVKLFSGGFRLTPFF; encoded by the coding sequence ATGGAACGAGAAGAAATACTTGCGGTTTATGAAGCTGGTCCAGAAGCAGTAATAGAACTTGTAACTCGATTACTTGGAATCATTGAACAACAAGCTCTCCAAATTGCACAGCTTGAAGAACGTGTCAAGCATCTGGAAGAAATGCTTGATAAGAATAGTTGCAATAGTAGCAAACCACCTTCTACTGATTCTTATGCACGGAAAAAACCGAAGGTAAAAGCTCAGAGAAAAAAGAGTGATCGATCTGCTGGTGGACAAAATGGTCATCCGGGTACTACACTGAGAATGAATGATGAACCGGATGAACTTGTTGTTCATCATATAGACAAATGCATCAAGTGTGGGGGATCGTTAGTTTCTGTGTCCCCTGATTATGAAAGAAGACAGGTCTTTGACATTCCTCTAATAACCATCAAGTGCATTGAACATCGCTGTGAGATAAAAAAATGTCCTGAATGTTCTCATATGAACAAAGCAGTTTTTCCGGATGGTGTAACTCAGCCAACTCAATATGGTCATCGAGTTAGGTCCTTTGCAGTTTATTTGCACACTAACCAGCTACTTCCCTATCAGCGTGTTGTCAAATTGTTCTCTGGAGGATTCAGATTAACCCCTTTTTTTTAA
- a CDS encoding DUF2110 family protein, giving the protein MVTKLLIKIYGNRERAIHSAEVLIDNELKELDASAKFSVNDDNWFAVDVTGEDNEFASNFLMQKYGTPVTEIVKNETYHGLIRQIHDEEIVIDVGVLVTIPRKNLNMLGNGTAKQIAARFGMIRHLPVKVEITDEKANEGAFTKEQVDIWWNWKKSDQDRVIANSVTRSELKAAIKKTGHARDIYGIERLGLMEHMITCRESTDGPGIVAAIGKLVKGELGVVRTSN; this is encoded by the coding sequence ATGGTCACAAAACTATTGATCAAGATATATGGCAACAGGGAAAGAGCAATTCATTCTGCTGAAGTGCTTATTGATAATGAATTAAAAGAGCTTGATGCTTCTGCTAAATTCTCAGTGAATGACGATAACTGGTTTGCTGTAGATGTTACCGGGGAAGATAATGAGTTTGCTTCTAATTTCCTTATGCAGAAATATGGGACACCTGTCACAGAGATTGTAAAAAATGAAACTTATCATGGGCTTATACGACAGATTCATGACGAGGAGATTGTCATTGACGTAGGAGTTCTTGTCACTATCCCACGGAAAAATCTCAATATGCTTGGAAACGGAACAGCTAAACAGATAGCTGCCCGTTTTGGCATGATCCGGCATCTTCCTGTAAAAGTAGAAATTACTGATGAAAAAGCAAATGAAGGAGCTTTTACCAAAGAACAGGTTGACATCTGGTGGAACTGGAAAAAATCAGATCAGGACAGAGTAATTGCTAATTCAGTCACCAGATCAGAACTTAAGGCAGCTATTAAGAAAACAGGCCATGCAAGGGACATTTACGGTATTGAAAGGCTTGGACTCATGGAACACATGATTACATGCAGAGAAAGCACCGACGGTCCCGGAATTGTTGCTGCAATAGGAAAACTTGTTAAAGGCGAGCTTGGAGTTGTAAGAACTTCAAATTAA
- a CDS encoding MarR family transcriptional regulator — MTKEYAEQLFLQEKPTLALLAIWSFQKTYASVITKEINSTFAHTTKILTKMEEYGLVQFSVEGRVKYVELTEHGYQVVDALKNLIMAIEGQSSEESQKQNIEESGEQGSIDSEEARKATLDHIDRLHQQIVATYATLSESNSELQVMKMKIGPFSRDIQLLLNSIEENEDLIDDEGLDKLTEIQNIFDLVMKQ, encoded by the coding sequence ATGACTAAAGAATATGCTGAACAACTTTTTTTACAGGAAAAGCCAACTCTTGCCCTCCTGGCTATTTGGTCCTTTCAAAAAACCTATGCATCAGTGATAACTAAAGAGATTAATTCCACATTTGCCCATACTACTAAAATACTGACAAAAATGGAAGAATACGGACTTGTACAATTTTCAGTTGAAGGACGTGTTAAATATGTGGAACTCACAGAACATGGATACCAGGTAGTTGATGCTCTTAAAAATCTGATAATGGCAATTGAAGGGCAGTCATCCGAAGAGTCACAGAAACAGAATATTGAGGAGTCCGGTGAACAGGGGTCAATAGATTCAGAAGAAGCCAGGAAGGCAACTCTTGATCATATAGACAGACTACATCAGCAGATAGTGGCCACATATGCTACGCTTTCTGAGAGCAATTCAGAATTGCAGGTCATGAAAATGAAGATCGGTCCTTTCAGCAGGGATATTCAGTTACTCTTAAATTCAATTGAGGAGAATGAAGACCTCATTGATGACGAGGGCCTGGATAAGCTTACAGAGATACAGAATATCTTTGACCTTGTGATGAAACAATAA